The Candidatus Goldiibacteriota bacterium HGW-Goldbacteria-1 genome includes a region encoding these proteins:
- a CDS encoding VapC toxin family PIN domain ribonuclease has protein sequence MEKVIIDTYAMTSLMFGEPNSAKIAAYIKEWQAKKTKLIMSSVNFGELYYIILRQKGIEAAEALRGIMASTSIEIEVIDIDTAIAAAGIKAHKKMSYADCFAAALAKIHKAPVLTGDKEFKEVEGEIKVIWV, from the coding sequence ATGGAAAAAGTAATTATTGATACGTATGCAATGACATCGCTTATGTTTGGCGAGCCAAACAGCGCTAAGATTGCAGCATATATAAAAGAATGGCAGGCAAAGAAGACAAAGTTAATAATGAGTTCTGTTAATTTTGGGGAGTTATATTACATAATATTAAGGCAAAAAGGCATTGAAGCTGCAGAAGCGCTGCGTGGCATTATGGCTTCCACTTCGATTGAAATAGAGGTTATAGATATTGATACTGCAATAGCCGCAGCCGGAATAAAAGCGCATAAAAAAATGTCATATGCGGATTGTTTCGCGGCGGCGCTGGCTAAGATACACAAAGCTCCGGTTTTGACAGGGGATAAGGAATTTAAGGAAGTGGAAGGGGAGATAAAGGTTATCTGGGTGTAA